GCTCTGCTGCCGACACATCTTAAACCGAAACGGCCATGAAATGAAAACCAAAGCAGGAAGCGAATGAACTGTGAGAGGGTACTTGATTTAAAGATGCATTATGTAACATTTCGGcattaaatgtctaaaaacagctacaCTACAGTTGTGTACTAACAgtatcccaaatgtttctgaCATGTCCAAAGAGTACATGTCAGAGGAGATCCATTATGTCGTTCAAGGTAACGGTGCGTTTAATATGGTCTCCAGGACAAAGTCACAGAGTGAGGAGGGAGGTTTGGCGAACGTGTCTGAACATAACctgattaaaatgttcataTGTTACCTAATCAGTAAACATTTTCCgtctgagtcacatcagattctcaTCAGCAAcagtggttgtttaacaatgagaACAACTCCCACCATCCCACACAACGtacatttagttttgttttcattgagaCTCCTAACGGCAAAAatgacatgctgtgtgttttaaaagtctTTAAATGAAATTGCtacttcatttttaaaattcagtTATTCATTCTATTAAAGACAAACTGAGGAATCCAGAATGTGCCAATTGAATTCCCTCTTTATATGCGTCCTTTAACTTCAGTATTGattcattaaaggggcactatgtagttttggtgaggaaattcaaactcagaatttttatgtttacaatattgatgaggtaataatacaagaGATATGTAAttttctataactgaataaaccagctgttctcagaggaaaatgtttgaagccaaaaaggtggcagggtccgccacatataaacaaagtcaaacagcatgaaattatgtttgtcagtttgtttattcagtttattaagATTAAAACTTCTTCCACAAAGCCACACAGTTTGCACcttttaattgaaattaatTGATCTGTTAATTGATTCCATCAAACTGAGTTTGTCCCGGGTCACATTCCACAATCGTAAAGTCCAGGGGGTATCGCTCACTGCATGTACTGGTGTCGAAACACTGCTGTTATTCTGCTCTCAGAGAGGCGCCACGCTAACatcgcaaacacacactcatggtTCATTGGCAGTGTAAGATAAGAGGGAGTGTTACAGCTTTACCTTAGCTGATAATTATCTCCCATTCACTTGCAGAATACCACGTTCAGGTTCTGCGTCCCCCCCCTCTCTCGTACATGTTCGTACACATGCATCACATAAGACAGTGACGCAGATACAACAAGTCTGTTCACACTCTGGTGGGAGCTGAAACTCCGGCTGCTTGTCCTCATTCAACAGAGCGTGGAGTCCGCAGAGAGATACGGTCACACATTACACATTGTCTGATTCTCATCGGCCGGCGGTCTTTCCTATTGCCAATAGATCCTGATTATCACAAACCAGAGGTCTCAGGGGCAAAACACTTCAAGCagggcatgcacacacacagcgcagCATCCTGTGATAGAACCACTATCGGCACCTGACACCTCGAAAACAGGAAAAACGTatcagcaggaacacagatgtgTTGGAGTGTTTGGAGGAGGAGCGTGGACACAGCTATATAAACGCCATCGGCAGAAACCTCAGCTCCACTCCGCTGAGGAAGCAGAGGGACTACCTCCGCCATGTCATACTATGAGGTAAGCATGTTCATCGTGTGTTTTGGATGTTTATGTCTTTCCTTCCTCACCCTGTGCCCTCAGTCATCATCCTCTAACATCTCTCCACAGCATATCGTCCTGGACTATGACTTCAACGACACAGGCTCTGGCTCCGGCTCTGGTTCTGGTGACCTGGGGGCGGATTTCGAGGAGCCCTGTGATGTGGAGCACATAATGACGGCTGACCTTCAGCAGGTCTTCTTGCCGGTGGTCTACGCGCTCATCTTCACCCTGGGCATCACCGGGAATGGCCTGGTCGTCATAGTGCTGGGCTGCCAACGCAGGTGAGGGAATGACTGGAGGGTTTTTGGTTGGTAAGCTTCCACTGAATCTCTTTGCATCCTTGATAAGAAACCAACATGACTTGATTTgcgcttgtgtgtttgtgtgcaggtcaaagtgcagcctcacagaCCGGTATCGCCTCCACCTCTCAGCGGCCGATCTCCTCTTTGTCCTGGCTCTGCCCTTCTGGGCCGTGGACGCAGCTATGGGCGACTGGCGCTTCGGAGCGGCCACCTGCGTCGGCGTCCACGTTATCTACACGGTCAACCTGTACGGCAGCGTGCTCATCCTGGCCTTCATCAGCCTGGACCGCTACCTGGCAGTGGTCCGGGCCACGGACACCAACACTGGTGGACTGAGGCAGCTGCTTGCTCACAGACTGGTGTATGTGGGTGAGTGTCAGAAGGTTTTCTGTTGATCAACAGTTTTttcactcttcttcttcctcccacaGTCCCTTACTTTTCTTTATCCTCTCTCCCTGCAGGTGCCTGGCTCCCTGCTGGCCTCCTGGCGGTGCCCGACCTGATATTCGCCCGGactcaggagggaggagaaggggcCACACTGTGCGGGAGATTCTACCCAGCAGACAATGCTCCTCTCTGGGTTGCAGTCTTCCACCTGCAGCTGGTCCTGGTGGGTCTGGTGATCCCAGGCCTGGTCCTCCTGGTTTGCTACTGCGTCATCGTCACCAGGCTGACCCGGGGCCCTCTGGGGGGCCAGAGGCAGAAGCGGCGAGCCGTCAGGACCACCATCGCGTTGGTTCTCTGCTTCTTCGTGTGCTGGCTGCCATACGGAGCAGGAATCTCCGTGGACGCTCTGCTGCGTCTAGAGGTCCTGCCACGCGGCTGCGGCCTGGAGGCCGTCCTGGGCGTGTGGCTGGCGGTGGCCGAGCCCATGGCTTTTGCACACTGCTGCCTGAACCCTCTGCTGTACGCCTTCCTGGGGGCCGGGTTCAAGAGCTCGGCCCGCAGAGCACTCACGCTGAGCCGAGCCTCCAGTTTGAAGATTCTACCACGGAGGCGCCCGGGGGCCTCCACGACCACAGAGTCCGAGTCCTCCAGTTTACATTCCAGCTAGTGTTAGCTTGAgctgtatatatgtgtatatactgtgaatacatatgtgtgtttgtgtgtgtgtgtgggtgtctgtttgtgtgtgtgtgagaatgtatACACAAAGTATCTGAGAGAGGAAGGAGCAGTCTGCTGGCCCACGACTTGTCTTCTCACTTCCTGGTTTCTCTTGTAAATACTGTCATTAGGTTTGTTTTCCGTaattctgtgtttgttgtctacTGTTGCAGATGtttgtaataaaatatacaaaataaccACATcggtgaaaatgttttctttttctggttTCTTGCTTCCTGAGTGAAACCGAGTGAATTCCTGCTTTGTACTTTAATCACGCAACCACAGCTAATGCCACCATCACCACGTCTCCTCCTCAGTAGGGGAGACGCAGACATCACTTAGGCCCAAATTACACAAATAATTCTACCAAGTCGGCTAATGAGGTGGTAAATGAAGATGAAGGCATTTCAGCTTTATCACAGAAAGCACATTTAAAAGGGACAGGAAAggtggaaaaggaaaaacagtgaGCCAGAATCAAATCTGTTTCTCATTCAAAGGCTGCCAACTATTGTCCAAGGCTGCTCTTTGCAAATACTACCATTTTCCCTGTTGTTGGGTGTGAGCTGCTGGTTTGCAGATAAAGATTGCTTGACAAAAGTGTTCAAATCAATTGGTATTGTGGGAGCGTGTTCTAATCTTCCCCATCAGcctgtctccctctgtcctgATTCAGAGGCACTCAGCCGCTCGCCATCTGAATCCACTGGTCCGCAGCATTTTCGCGGTTCTGTCGAGAAATGAAACTGTGCCTTTTTGAAACGTGATGTGTGATGGCCAGGTGTGCCTGAGTCACAcaacccagtgtgtgtgtgtgtgtgtgtgtgtgtcagtgttttggagcagcaggtgagatTTATGTTGATGAAATAAACAGTTTGCTTCTTCTACGTAGAGAGAAGGGAGTACAGGGGGGTCAGGAGGTCcatttttccacacacacacacacacacacacacacacacacacaaacacacacatagacacatcgatctcacacacacacacacacaaagtgcttCCCACATACCCTACTTCCACTTGGAAGTGGGAGAAACAGAAGCTGGAAGTTATTTGTGTGTCCTGTTTCCTGGagcgaagaggaggaggatgaagaggagaggtgTGAGAGAGGCTTAAAGGAAGAATACAGTAAGActttctgactgtgtgtgagtaaCTGTGTGCATCAGTGTGACTGGATCCTGTGGCTTTATAAATACAGACATGTGTGTGAAATCAATATATTCACAGTCAATgtcgggaaaaaaaaacgttttttacaactttttttatatttggccgtctcactccctgtctctctctgtccttcacacacacgcacacacacacacacacacacacacacacacacacacacacacacacacacacacacacgtacacaccgTCACACACTTCTCTTCTATTCATAGTGTATTCAAAACAGGAAAGACTTCCTGCAGCTCATTTTAGGAAAAACAAGCAGCTAAAACAATCAAACAGCCAGAGCAGCTCTGCACTCAGAGAGCTGCCACAAAGTAAATCAGTTTAACAACACAGAGGGCCTGCAGTGTGACAGTGGTGTGTAAACACACAGTAGATCTGGTAAGTGTTCAAAGTCACGATGTTGTGAGCTCTTGTAAATGACACAGACAAATTCATGACCCGATAATAGATTTCCCCGtatatttattcaagttttaGTCAAGATattatgttaaaaaatattcatctggtccaagtgaaagtcactcatactgatagtatttgagtaaaagtcttgaCAAATGTACTCAAGTATCAAAGGTACAAGAAAATTATAATTGATGAGTCCACTGATTATCAGACCTCATAATCGCAGTCAGGCTCAGTGTTTATTTCACCTGATTGCTGATCAAATAAACTTATTAAAGAATGTGATGCTTTGGCTCTAATGCAACATGCAATGAACAAGTAACGGATGTTATCATATACagtaaatgtagtgaagtaaaaagtgCAATACTTGCCTCCAAGATTTAGTGCAGAGgaggtataaagtagcagaaaatagaaatactttaGTAAATGAATAggcctcaaaattgtacttaagtacggtatttgagtaaatgtgaTTAAATATCAAAAAGAGAATATCAttcaacattcattcattttttgcCTGTCTAGCAGCATGGCTCTATGAATGGCAAAGTCAGTCAGTCTAGATTTTGGTGATCGCCTGACGTTTCTTCTAGCTCCACCAGGAGCTCCATGGTTGTGATTTTTTCATAGAAATGTCTCAGCCACTACTGGATGGATTGACACGACACGTACGATACCAGGggcgtgcacatgattatagaggggcaggggctcaaagtcagaaaagggcagtatgtgcccattttttcaggccttaatgacataatatgtagattaattaatgaagaattaattttaaaaaagtacttatagaaagctaactacttagctgtgtatcctgtgtagctgtgagtgatacgcaattgccatttcttttgtgtcaataaagtactgtcaacatgattttattcacattataatactgaggtttggaagacatgcaattcagctgcaattctggttctggtttattatttggctatttatcggagggcaagtgcaaactagaaatacaggctacacatctaaaaatgtgacaaacccaagaaatgactactgtgactgttagtaggaacagcaatgtttacaacagcaaagtcgcagtaaactcaatatctggaagaagtttaagattggAGGCGAGATAAACAGCCAACACAGACAGCTATCATATTAGATTACTCTGatctctcattaacaagcagttagcttaacaagcacaaatgggcgcttttctgaaatatgactcatatttaagcacgttgaataagtggaaggcgacctGTTAGCCCCCACAggaaagttatgttaatggtttataactcacaaaggttcaagtcgctccactgtcacgtctcatctatgtgcgtgatggagttctgatgaggcagcggcttctctctctctctctctcagagacAGAACGGAGctgcagcggacagagaagcagcTTTATAGACTCAACACGCtcacacaacaccatattacgagGAAATACGCACGGTAGATAACCGTACggtggcgtttttataccgtCGTTTATTtcacatccctatgcacaacaggaatgtatttattcattttgaaaaaaacacacagaaagggcactttataatacgaggcaaaaagggcaggggctcaagcaccacttgggccttatgtgtgcacgtgcctgtaCGATATGCAGATTCATGTTCTCTACAGTAGTTGTAGTAACATAGGTGAGCTCCTTAATGACCAGCTGGGAACTAACAACAGTTGTTTGGAGGACTTTGCCAGGTGTCTATATGTAAACATATGAGCCCTTTTCACTCAGTGGGAGTTTCTTTGGCAACTTACATACTGCAGTTATATGTGGAAAAGCCTCTGTAttcctgtctgtcatcctgtctgtcctaacgactcttcatcacatttctgcccgaaagcAGCGTCTGTCCCAGGCAAAAAAATTGAACTCACCAAGTGTCACCTTCActactgtgttgttgtagttactgtatTGAAAATTTTAAGAAATCACAGCCACAATTAGTCCTCCCGTCCAAGACTTCAGTTAACTTTGCCCCAGAACAGAGCATCCcaggtgattatgtaattatgtaaatCAGAATGAAAAAAGTAACTTTGTCACCTTCCAGGATGCATGGTGGGTCAGGGTCTcattcacaacacattataactgcatttatatgattataaactgtcagcgAGTACTagtttagattaacaggtggGTATTAGGGgataaacattgaaaaaaacacacagatgtcaacgTCATGATGTGTACCATCATACCTCTTTTGGATCCGCAGCCCCGGAGTGCTGTATGAATGGACACACTGGTGTggctttttttccattttaaaacaagttttgtggactacacAACTTCACCTGATTTACTATCGGCATGAGGgggagtagataatgactgaattttcattttcaggtgaacttttcctttaatttggGGACTTTAATGCTCACATTAATGGCTTTTCATCTTGTTTATGTGGGTTCTATATCTTAAAATTGAAATGTCTGAAATCTATTATCAGCAGACATCAGCAGACACTCTATGACACTGTTTTGCCAGATAATGATAATGTACACCCAACACTAACCCTAGTGTTGGGTGTTCtctgtactgtactctctacAGCCTAATAAGATCTACAAGCCCTGCTCTGCGCACCCATGAACTTGAGCGCCAGCACTAAAACCTCAGTCAATGTTTCGTGTCAAGTCCAGTGTGCTGGAGTAACCCAGAAAAACAATGAGAATGTGTCACCATGTGGATACAAATACACAAGGAAACGGCTCTCCATagtttccctctcctctttcatATCCTGCAGCTTGTAAGAGCAAACAGTTGCAACAAATCTGACACCAGCAGAGTTTTCATCTTCAGCTTCTGTAATGTCAGTACCAGTGGTGAAACGTCAGTGTAAGCAGAAAGGTAGTGTTGAGGGGCTTTTACACTGCTTCTGAATTAGAAGTAAATATGTATtgtaaaataatatatttgtatatttacagatgtaaatatatataaatgaacCCCTCCTCACCAACATAGATGATGCACTGATGCTCCAGGgggtgcacatgtgtgtgtgtttggcattttagtgtgtatgtgtgcgtgagtgCGTGTGGGACTACAGATGGTCAGGTTCCCTCATATTCAGACAGGCTGAGTTTCCTGCTGCTGAACAATCGTGGGAAAAGCAGAGGTCAAGACAAAAGGAGAAATAAAGACGGAGAGAAAGACTGGGCTGCATCCAAATGGCCCGAGATAACTTCCTGCTTTGTTCCTGGTGGATTAATACAATGTGACAGGTGAAACCAATAGCCTGCCGGGAGTGTTTGTATTGACCTCAGCAGGTGGAGACGTGAGAATGATGTGGGAACAGAAATAGAAATTAATGGAATAATGGAAAAGGAATCAGTGTTGGTCACAGATGGTACTGTGGAGGCTGACTTGTTGTGTAAGTCTGGATGTCCCCCCCCAGTGCTCCCTCCTTTCTCTACactaacagacagacatgttAAAAATCCTCCTGCACACCCATCCATCCTATATAAACTCTAAtgatttttaatacatttttaataacacattATAATGTAGTTTTGAGCAGAAATAAGacttttttaaagtgtttgtcATCACTAAAGCATCTACCACTGATGAAGATACAGATAATGATATCGATATACAGTGTAAAGTAGCTGTAACTATATTTAATGGTGcaatacataaacattttagttgaaaacGTCCCAAAAATGAGCTAAAGTTATCGGCAAAATGCGAAGAAATAATGATTTTGATGCAACAATGTCTATATATTGTTGCAGAgacatctactgaagttagcatgctaaccagctagccctggacCGTCGTAGGCCAACACTCCCCTGctgctccgagctcccagtctggattGAGCTAAGTAGCAAATGGCAActacagttaacagcagttaACGGCTGGTACTCTAATGATATGCTTTCCCCTATtggtttggagtatgaatttgacaggttgCCATTTCTTACACACGGCGCCTTTAATGATAtaagcaaacacacataaacaaatggTGGTTATCAACTGTTGATAGACCTGAACTAACATGaacattgtgggaatgtttAAAGTTGTTAAtagatgttttttcaaaatgttgactTTGATAACACACAAAGAGcagtttcacacaaaaaaatcataatcaaaGGTCCACATACTAGATTTCTCACAAAGTTTTCAGCAGCACCTCATGTCTCTCATCAGCTGGTATTGGCTCTGCTGTCactgagaaagaaaaagtgattataaataagaaaatacttTGTAAGTATACAACAAAGCCTAAATATTTCACTATAAGAAAAATGATAAGATATTgctcaaatgtttttatatgaaaTGGTATAAATGAGGATTGAAATGCACATATGACCCTGATGTTGGTGGACTGGTTCTTCTTTCCCCCAGCCATTATAACCACTAGTATTACTATGACAGTTGGGTTAGGGTGAGTTCAATGAACAGCCTCCTCCAGTGGTCATTCAAACTCACTACACAACATTGTCAGTGGTTTTGGATGCAGTTGTGCTACACAGTGAGTTACATGGAATGTGGAGcagaatacaaacacattttgtttcacaaaaacatttttttttaaatttcatctTCAGCTTCCTCCTACTGTAAGTGATGAGACAGACAAAATATCTGGTGCACATCGTTTCCTCCACCTagcacacacacctacagttcatatttactgtttgtttttttaatatcaaataTTTGGTCCCTTAAGGGTGGAAACTAGCTTCAGAATGAAAGTCTCATTCTTCAACAGCTGCTGTGGTCAGCTCAGATTGAGGACTGTAACGATGACATGTTAATCCACAGCAAGCACTTATCAacattctgttttgtttatgcGCTCTTTTGCCCGCTAGAATACACTGTAGTTGATGTGAACCCAATGACCGTGATAGCAGCTGCTGTTCTCTGCTAACCCAACAACATCACTTGTGTGGACGGATCTGCAACAGTcatccctcactggcttcctaCTGACCTACACTGGCAACTGGATGAATAGTTATTTCTCTGTATCACCCAGGAGCCTAATAATAATTATAGCATTTAAACTGACTTTAACAGTTCCTTCTAGGTCAAGCTGAactgacacacattttttttcttaaagcaacattttgtagaaactggcattttgtgtgatttaaaaTGTGGGAGCTACTACTACACAACTCATTAGGTCTTAACAATgtaatgtgttgaaaacttgtacgTTGAAGTaatgtaaacatgtatgtaacgctgtgatcctaccgtCCACTGACGTTACTAACAAGGGATAGGGAGGCGGAGtggatgagacagagacaccttTCACCCCATTAGAATAATAGGGATATAAGAACACTAACGCCCTCTACAGGAAGGGACGGAGTCGTCTCTGTTTTCTGAGGCGGCTGAGCTCCTTTAACATTGTTTCTCTCTAATGTGCAATAAGTATGAAAAACAATGTGCCTCTAACATACATTTTCAACTGTAGCATTATTTATTACTCTGTATACATATGAATATTTTCTAGAAGATTGTATGGTTcttgtagttttattttgtttttttgttgttcttgcttATAcgtagtttttatttttattatttattactattatcattaacacaaatgggagcagctgtaacacaAGCAATTTCCcctctgggatcaataaagtctttctgattctgattacaAGACACTGTGTTCATCAAAATGATCTTGAAGCCGGTATATGAAGGTGAAAAAACTACATAATGTTGCCTTAAATCCAACTGTGTGCTTCTGCAGCCAAGAGGGTCTATTTTGTGTGCTTCTGagtgtaaaacaaaagaaacacacacacacacacacacacacacacacacacacacgcacacacatctaCAAAGCCCCAGTTAGGTTGCTGTAGCCTACATTCGtgtcttttaattgttttatttttaaaggttGTCATCAGAAGTATTCATCACCAAAAAACTAATAACTTAATcttaatattataaatactcAAATATACTTGTATGGGAAGTCTTTATGTGATACTGTATTGTGTGTGGTACTGTATTGAGTTTTAATGTTCATGCTTCTGAATGTACACAAAAAAGAGTTTTCAGCGCCCTGCAGTGGCCGCAGTGAGGAACTACAACACTACATTGCAATTATGGCTTTCAAATACGCGACTGATGTTACAGTTCTTATAGCATGTTATAATTACACCAACAGCGatattgacattttaataataataataataataataataataataataataataataatacaattgtTAATACATTGTTTATATTATGTCTACTTTACGTTAAAATGATGAACAACAAAGACAGAACCGAACACATATGCACTTTTAAacctccatttttttcccctgctgaACTTTATTGGCCTGAAACAGGAAACGTGCCGCGGGAAAGAGCAGAAAGACTCGCGTTAGTTGCTCCTGATTGGTCACCAGCCAGAGTCCGTTTGCATGCTCTCGCCGATTGGTCGAGGGCGGCGCGCCAAAGATCACGTGTCTCCCTTTTCGCGCGAAACTGTAGCTCTGTTGTCAGGACTCGAGCGTGCTGCGTGTGTGTCCGGAGAGCAGCGGTGCGGTTCTCTAATTTGCGGGACTTTCTGAATCTTTTGTCGCAGTTTGACGGTGTTTCAGCATGGATGTTGCCACAACGACCGCGGAGAATGCCGGAGAGATGGTGAAGGACGAGTTGGCTGAGAAATGCCAGAAGTTGTTCCAGGCTTTCTTGGAGGAGTAAGTCAGTCAGGCAGCAACAGGCTTCATTGTGTTGCTGTCGGCCCCAGAACGCGCTGCACCCGAACTGATACCCTCAGAATGTTCTTTAATGTAAACAGTATTTTCGATGATCGGATGCTCTGTCGATCACTGTTTTACGCTTTAATTATCTCTCCGTGTACTTGTGCAGGTTCCAGACCGGGGATGGGGAGGTGAAGTATGTCCGGGAGGCCGAGGAGCTGATCCGGCCCGAGAGGAACACCCTGCTGGTGAGCTTCACCGACCTGGAGGGCTTCAACCAGGAGCTGGCCACCACCATCCAGGAGGAGTACTACAGGTGAGCTGACCCGGGAGGCAACGGATGATCAACACCGTGTCACCTTCCGCTCCCTCACTGGTGAAGCTGCTACTCTGATATACAGTGGCAGAGGGAGTACTCGGATATCTCATAAGCAAAAGTAGCAATAGCACAGTGAGAAAGTACTCTATTACAAGTGAATGTCCTTCATTCAAaacttaaagtaaaagtacaaaactaGAAGCATCAGCATGTAATCGGATTACTAAGAGTAACAGTCCTCTATGTAGAATGACCCACTTTAGGGTTAGTTTTTTTGAAGTAACCCATACTTCTAAAATGTAATCCAATACAATTACTGTACCTGTTAAAAATGTAGCCAGGAGCATTGTCCCAGTATCACAACATTAATGTAACGTAACTTGATAACTTTCCTGTTGCACAAGCAGATACAGTAGATAAATCTATAGAATATCTTTAATTTAATCATAATGTTTTCCGTAGGAACGCACTCTTTTGTATTTGGTTTCACTCGAGACCAGAGGGATGTGAGACTATTGTATGTGTATGCATAGTTACAGACTACTATAgcattctttatttttaatattgtaATCCTGTTAGTAATCTTCCTTTCACTGAATAAACCTGCAATCTATTTACATCAGTTTACTGTAACTTTACTTGAATTACTGTTGCCTTTTTTAGTATCCTGATTATTTAGTCCTGTTACATGTCAATCAAACTTTATCAATACAGCACCTTTCAAACAGATCATACTGCAATTCAGAGTGCTTTACAAGTGACTGAACAAAAACATCCTatattaagaaaacaaagacgGGTTTAGAGATTAATACACACCAgctgccatttaaaaaaaatgaaaaagtaaaatataaaaatgaaatatcgtaatgaaaaatgtaacagttaaatgaaaataaaaatcttgtCAGTGCATTAATGGCCATAGACCAACTGCTGTGGAGTAACCTGAAGGGTTCTGTTTTCAGAGTTTACCCCTTCCTCTGTCGGGCGGTCCGCAACTTTGCTCGGGATCATGGGAACGTTCCCCTCAACAAAGAGTTCTACGTGGCCCTGGAGGATCTGCCCACCAGGCACAAGTAAGACGCATTACAAACCTATTCTGGTGGTCTCACTGATTAGTTTAGAAATGTAAAGTTCGAGCAATATATCAAATCTGACCCTTCTCCTGTGTGTGACGTAGGATCCGTGAGCTGTCATCCATGCGCATCGGCAGCCTGGTGAGGATCAGCGGTCAGGTGGTGAGGACGCACCCGGTCCACCCTGAACTGGTACGACATCCTGCAGTCGGCACATGCGTGAAAACAATCAATGGCCGCCACACTGATGTGCAAAAATGTAGTGAACGCGAACTTGTCTGACGATTGTTCCGCCCTCCTTTTGTGGTCGC
The sequence above is drawn from the Sparus aurata chromosome 21, fSpaAur1.1, whole genome shotgun sequence genome and encodes:
- the LOC115572145 gene encoding C-X-C chemokine receptor type 4-like is translated as MSYYEHIVLDYDFNDTGSGSGSGSGDLGADFEEPCDVEHIMTADLQQVFLPVVYALIFTLGITGNGLVVIVLGCQRRSKCSLTDRYRLHLSAADLLFVLALPFWAVDAAMGDWRFGAATCVGVHVIYTVNLYGSVLILAFISLDRYLAVVRATDTNTGGLRQLLAHRLVYVGAWLPAGLLAVPDLIFARTQEGGEGATLCGRFYPADNAPLWVAVFHLQLVLVGLVIPGLVLLVCYCVIVTRLTRGPLGGQRQKRRAVRTTIALVLCFFVCWLPYGAGISVDALLRLEVLPRGCGLEAVLGVWLAVAEPMAFAHCCLNPLLYAFLGAGFKSSARRALTLSRASSLKILPRRRPGASTTTESESSSLHSS